In the Malus domestica chromosome 16, GDT2T_hap1 genome, one interval contains:
- the LOC103402598 gene encoding auxin efflux carrier component 3 isoform X3: protein MISWHDLYNVLTAVVPLYVAMILAYGSVRWWKIFSPDQCSGINSFVAIFAVPLLSFHFISTNDPYTMNFRFIAADTLQKIIMLFALGLWTNFTRNGSLEWLITIFSLSTLPNTLVMGIPLLIAMYGKKIPESGSLMVQLVVVQCIIWYTLLLFLFEYRGAKLLIMEQFPETAASIVSFKLDSDVVSLDGRDFLETDAEIGNDGKLHVKVRKSNASRRSLSAMTPRPSNLSSAEIYSLSSSRNPTPRGSNFNPSDLYSVMGVHGFNSRHSNFGPADLYSVQSSRGPTPRPSNFEENCAAQTVMTVPASYPAPNPEFSAPTAKNSNTIQQQQQPQVAAQPVSDSAAAKTNSHLDAKELHMFVWSSSESPVSEGSGLHVFGGTDFGAAEESGRSDHGAKEIRMLVADHLQNGENKVPESAPTAEGYGGEALRCGWRGGEGEEAEGEKEGTTGLNKLASSSTAELHARGGRQMPPASVITRLILIMVWRKLIRNPNTYSSLIGLIWALIAFRSFHGTSTQDNSMWELSWRICNGSKVPHWPRRYGCRLHCCWPPGHPPPLSDCPGCSSSRTCSLCLCQGVQCSSSHS, encoded by the exons ATGATTTCGTGGCACGACCTTTACAACGTGTTGACGGCGGTGGTGCCGCTGTACGTGGCGATGATCTTAGCCTATGGCTCCGTCCGGTGGTGGAAGATCTTCTCCCCTGACCAGTGCTCCGGCATCAACAGCTTCGTGGCGATATTCGCTGTCCCCTTGCTCTCCTTCCACTTCATCTCCACCAACGACCCCTACACCATGAACTTCCGGTTCATCGCCGCCGACACCCTCCAGAAAATCATCATGCTCTTCGCCCTCGGCCTATGGACCAACTTCACCCGCAACGGCAGCCTAGAGTGGCTGATTACGATTTTCTCCCTCTCCACCCTCCCCAACACTCTCGTCATGGGGATTCCGCTGTTAATCGCCATGTACGGCAAAAAAATCCCGGAATCCGGCAGCCTCATGGTGCAGCTGGTGGTGGTCCAGTGCATCATCTGGTACACTCTCCTACTCTTCCTGTTCGAGTACCGCGGTGCCAAGCTCTTAATCATGGAGCAGTTTCCGGAGACCGCTGCCTCCATCGTCTCCTTTAAACTCGACTCCGACGTCGTTTCGCTCGACGGCAGGGATTTTTTGGAAACCGATGCCGAAATCGGTAACGACGGAAAGCTCCACGTCAAGGTCCGGAAGTCCAACGCATCGAGGCGGTCGCTATCTGCAATGACGCCCCGGCCGTCTAACCTCAGCAGCGCGGAGATTTACAGCCTGAGCTCCTCCCGAAATCCCACCCCGCGAGGCTCCAACTTTAACCCCTCCGATTTGTACTCCGTGATGGGGGTTCATGGGTTCAACAGCCGCCACTCCAACTTCGGACCCGCCGACTTGTATTCGGTTCAGTCCTCCCGCGGTCCGACTCCACGGCCCTCCAATTTCGAGGAGAATTGCGCGGCTCAGACCGTTATGACGGTACCCGCATCGTACCCGGCCCCGAATCCTGAATTCTCGGCGCCCACAGCTAAAAATAGCAACACAAttcaacagcagcagcagccgcAAGTGGCAGCGCAACCGGTTTCGGACAGTGCTGCTGCTAAAACGAATAGTCATCTCGATGCTAAAGAGCTCCACATGTTCGTTTGGAGCTCCAGCGAGTCCCCTGTTTCTGAAGGCAGTGGGCTCCATGTTTTTGGTGGGACCGATTTCGGTGCTGCCGAGGAATCTGGACGGTCCGATCATGGCGCCAAGGAGATCAGAATGCTTGTTGCTGACCACCTCCAAAATGGAGAAAACAAAG TTCCGGAGAGTGCGCCAACGGCGGAGGGGTACGGCGGGGAAGCGTTGAGATGTGGCTGGAGGGGTGGCGAGGGAGAGGAGGCTGAAGGGGAAAAAGAGGGAACCACAGGGCTTAATAAGCTGGCGTCCAGCTCCACTGCAGAGCTGCACGCAAGGGGCGGAAGGCAAATGCCGCCGGCGAGCGTTATCACCCGTCTGATCTTGATCATGGTTTGGCGGAAGCTTATCCGTAACCCCAACACGTATTCGAGCCTCATTGGTCTCATCTGGGCTCTCATCGCTTTCCG GTCTTTTCATGGCACTTCAACCCAGGATAATAGCATGTGGGAACTCAGTTGGCGGATATGCAATGGCAGTAAGGTTCCTCACTGGCCCCGCCGTTATGGCTGCCGCCTCCATTGCTGTTGGCCTCCGGGGCACCCTCCTCCACTTAGCGATTGTCCAG GCTGCTCTTCCTCAAGGACTTGTTCCCTTTGTCTTTGCCAAGGAGTACAATGTTCATCCAGCCATTCTTAG
- the LOC103402598 gene encoding auxin efflux carrier component 3 isoform X1, with protein sequence MISWHDLYNVLTAVVPLYVAMILAYGSVRWWKIFSPDQCSGINSFVAIFAVPLLSFHFISTNDPYTMNFRFIAADTLQKIIMLFALGLWTNFTRNGSLEWLITIFSLSTLPNTLVMGIPLLIAMYGKKIPESGSLMVQLVVVQCIIWYTLLLFLFEYRGAKLLIMEQFPETAASIVSFKLDSDVVSLDGRDFLETDAEIGNDGKLHVKVRKSNASRRSLSAMTPRPSNLSSAEIYSLSSSRNPTPRGSNFNPSDLYSVMGVHGFNSRHSNFGPADLYSVQSSRGPTPRPSNFEENCAAQTVMTVPASYPAPNPEFSAPTAKNSNTIQQQQQPQVAAQPVSDSAAAKTNSHLDAKELHMFVWSSSESPVSEGSGLHVFGGTDFGAAEESGRSDHGAKEIRMLVADHLQNGENKVPESAPTAEGYGGEALRCGWRGGEGEEAEGEKEGTTGLNKLASSSTAELHARGGRQMPPASVITRLILIMVWRKLIRNPNTYSSLIGLIWALIAFRWHVGMPKIVEKSISILSDAGLGMAMFSLGLFMALQPRIIACGNSVGGYAMAVRFLTGPAVMAAASIAVGLRGTLLHLAIVQAALPQGLVPFVFAKEYNVHPAILSTAVIFGMLIALPITLVYYILLGL encoded by the exons ATGATTTCGTGGCACGACCTTTACAACGTGTTGACGGCGGTGGTGCCGCTGTACGTGGCGATGATCTTAGCCTATGGCTCCGTCCGGTGGTGGAAGATCTTCTCCCCTGACCAGTGCTCCGGCATCAACAGCTTCGTGGCGATATTCGCTGTCCCCTTGCTCTCCTTCCACTTCATCTCCACCAACGACCCCTACACCATGAACTTCCGGTTCATCGCCGCCGACACCCTCCAGAAAATCATCATGCTCTTCGCCCTCGGCCTATGGACCAACTTCACCCGCAACGGCAGCCTAGAGTGGCTGATTACGATTTTCTCCCTCTCCACCCTCCCCAACACTCTCGTCATGGGGATTCCGCTGTTAATCGCCATGTACGGCAAAAAAATCCCGGAATCCGGCAGCCTCATGGTGCAGCTGGTGGTGGTCCAGTGCATCATCTGGTACACTCTCCTACTCTTCCTGTTCGAGTACCGCGGTGCCAAGCTCTTAATCATGGAGCAGTTTCCGGAGACCGCTGCCTCCATCGTCTCCTTTAAACTCGACTCCGACGTCGTTTCGCTCGACGGCAGGGATTTTTTGGAAACCGATGCCGAAATCGGTAACGACGGAAAGCTCCACGTCAAGGTCCGGAAGTCCAACGCATCGAGGCGGTCGCTATCTGCAATGACGCCCCGGCCGTCTAACCTCAGCAGCGCGGAGATTTACAGCCTGAGCTCCTCCCGAAATCCCACCCCGCGAGGCTCCAACTTTAACCCCTCCGATTTGTACTCCGTGATGGGGGTTCATGGGTTCAACAGCCGCCACTCCAACTTCGGACCCGCCGACTTGTATTCGGTTCAGTCCTCCCGCGGTCCGACTCCACGGCCCTCCAATTTCGAGGAGAATTGCGCGGCTCAGACCGTTATGACGGTACCCGCATCGTACCCGGCCCCGAATCCTGAATTCTCGGCGCCCACAGCTAAAAATAGCAACACAAttcaacagcagcagcagccgcAAGTGGCAGCGCAACCGGTTTCGGACAGTGCTGCTGCTAAAACGAATAGTCATCTCGATGCTAAAGAGCTCCACATGTTCGTTTGGAGCTCCAGCGAGTCCCCTGTTTCTGAAGGCAGTGGGCTCCATGTTTTTGGTGGGACCGATTTCGGTGCTGCCGAGGAATCTGGACGGTCCGATCATGGCGCCAAGGAGATCAGAATGCTTGTTGCTGACCACCTCCAAAATGGAGAAAACAAAG TTCCGGAGAGTGCGCCAACGGCGGAGGGGTACGGCGGGGAAGCGTTGAGATGTGGCTGGAGGGGTGGCGAGGGAGAGGAGGCTGAAGGGGAAAAAGAGGGAACCACAGGGCTTAATAAGCTGGCGTCCAGCTCCACTGCAGAGCTGCACGCAAGGGGCGGAAGGCAAATGCCGCCGGCGAGCGTTATCACCCGTCTGATCTTGATCATGGTTTGGCGGAAGCTTATCCGTAACCCCAACACGTATTCGAGCCTCATTGGTCTCATCTGGGCTCTCATCGCTTTCCG GTGGCATGTGGGGATGCCAAAAATAGTAGAAAAGTCAATTTCCATACTGTCTGATGCTGGACTTGGAATGGCTATGTTCAGCTTAG GTCTTTTCATGGCACTTCAACCCAGGATAATAGCATGTGGGAACTCAGTTGGCGGATATGCAATGGCAGTAAGGTTCCTCACTGGCCCCGCCGTTATGGCTGCCGCCTCCATTGCTGTTGGCCTCCGGGGCACCCTCCTCCACTTAGCGATTGTCCAG GCTGCTCTTCCTCAAGGACTTGTTCCCTTTGTCTTTGCCAAGGAGTACAATGTTCATCCAGCCATTCTTAGCACTGC GGTTATTTTCGGAATGTTGATAGCGTTACCTATTACATTGGTCTACTATATTCTTCTGGGATTGTAA
- the LOC103402598 gene encoding auxin efflux carrier component 3 isoform X2 has protein sequence MISWHDLYNVLTAVVPLYVAMILAYGSVRWWKIFSPDQCSGINSFVAIFAVPLLSFHFISTNDPYTMNFRFIAADTLQKIIMLFALGLWTNFTRNGSLEWLITIFSLSTLPNTLVMGIPLLIAMYGKKIPESGSLMVQLVVVQCIIWYTLLLFLFEYRGAKLLIMEQFPETAASIVSFKLDSDVVSLDGRDFLETDAEIGNDGKLHVKVRKSNASRRSLSAMTPRPSNLSSAEIYSLSSSRNPTPRGSNFNPSDLYSVMGVHGFNSRHSNFGPADLYSVQSSRGPTPRPSNFEENCAAQTVMTVPASYPAPNPEFSAPTAKNSNTIQQQQQPQVAAQPVSDSAAAKTNSHLDAKELHMFVWSSSESPVSEGSGLHVFGGTDFGAAEESGRSDHGAKEIRMLVADHLQNGENKVPESAPTAEGYGGEALRCGWRGGEGEEAEGEKEGTTGLNKLASSSTAELHARGGRQMPPASVITRLILIMVWRKLIRNPNTYSSLIGLIWALIAFRWHVGMPKIVEKSISILSDAGLGMAMFSLGLFMALQPRIIACGNSVGGYAMAVRFLTGPAVMAAASIAVGLRGTLLHLAIVQGYFRNVDSVTYYIGLLYSSGIVIVGVTEAQMDTQS, from the exons ATGATTTCGTGGCACGACCTTTACAACGTGTTGACGGCGGTGGTGCCGCTGTACGTGGCGATGATCTTAGCCTATGGCTCCGTCCGGTGGTGGAAGATCTTCTCCCCTGACCAGTGCTCCGGCATCAACAGCTTCGTGGCGATATTCGCTGTCCCCTTGCTCTCCTTCCACTTCATCTCCACCAACGACCCCTACACCATGAACTTCCGGTTCATCGCCGCCGACACCCTCCAGAAAATCATCATGCTCTTCGCCCTCGGCCTATGGACCAACTTCACCCGCAACGGCAGCCTAGAGTGGCTGATTACGATTTTCTCCCTCTCCACCCTCCCCAACACTCTCGTCATGGGGATTCCGCTGTTAATCGCCATGTACGGCAAAAAAATCCCGGAATCCGGCAGCCTCATGGTGCAGCTGGTGGTGGTCCAGTGCATCATCTGGTACACTCTCCTACTCTTCCTGTTCGAGTACCGCGGTGCCAAGCTCTTAATCATGGAGCAGTTTCCGGAGACCGCTGCCTCCATCGTCTCCTTTAAACTCGACTCCGACGTCGTTTCGCTCGACGGCAGGGATTTTTTGGAAACCGATGCCGAAATCGGTAACGACGGAAAGCTCCACGTCAAGGTCCGGAAGTCCAACGCATCGAGGCGGTCGCTATCTGCAATGACGCCCCGGCCGTCTAACCTCAGCAGCGCGGAGATTTACAGCCTGAGCTCCTCCCGAAATCCCACCCCGCGAGGCTCCAACTTTAACCCCTCCGATTTGTACTCCGTGATGGGGGTTCATGGGTTCAACAGCCGCCACTCCAACTTCGGACCCGCCGACTTGTATTCGGTTCAGTCCTCCCGCGGTCCGACTCCACGGCCCTCCAATTTCGAGGAGAATTGCGCGGCTCAGACCGTTATGACGGTACCCGCATCGTACCCGGCCCCGAATCCTGAATTCTCGGCGCCCACAGCTAAAAATAGCAACACAAttcaacagcagcagcagccgcAAGTGGCAGCGCAACCGGTTTCGGACAGTGCTGCTGCTAAAACGAATAGTCATCTCGATGCTAAAGAGCTCCACATGTTCGTTTGGAGCTCCAGCGAGTCCCCTGTTTCTGAAGGCAGTGGGCTCCATGTTTTTGGTGGGACCGATTTCGGTGCTGCCGAGGAATCTGGACGGTCCGATCATGGCGCCAAGGAGATCAGAATGCTTGTTGCTGACCACCTCCAAAATGGAGAAAACAAAG TTCCGGAGAGTGCGCCAACGGCGGAGGGGTACGGCGGGGAAGCGTTGAGATGTGGCTGGAGGGGTGGCGAGGGAGAGGAGGCTGAAGGGGAAAAAGAGGGAACCACAGGGCTTAATAAGCTGGCGTCCAGCTCCACTGCAGAGCTGCACGCAAGGGGCGGAAGGCAAATGCCGCCGGCGAGCGTTATCACCCGTCTGATCTTGATCATGGTTTGGCGGAAGCTTATCCGTAACCCCAACACGTATTCGAGCCTCATTGGTCTCATCTGGGCTCTCATCGCTTTCCG GTGGCATGTGGGGATGCCAAAAATAGTAGAAAAGTCAATTTCCATACTGTCTGATGCTGGACTTGGAATGGCTATGTTCAGCTTAG GTCTTTTCATGGCACTTCAACCCAGGATAATAGCATGTGGGAACTCAGTTGGCGGATATGCAATGGCAGTAAGGTTCCTCACTGGCCCCGCCGTTATGGCTGCCGCCTCCATTGCTGTTGGCCTCCGGGGCACCCTCCTCCACTTAGCGATTGTCCAG GGTTATTTTCGGAATGTTGATAGCGTTACCTATTACATTGGTCTACTATATTCTTCTGGGATTGTAATTGTTGGTGTCACAGAAGCACAGATGGATACACAAAGCtag
- the LOC103402598 gene encoding auxin efflux carrier component 3 isoform X4, whose product MISWHDLYNVLTAVVPLYVAMILAYGSVRWWKIFSPDQCSGINSFVAIFAVPLLSFHFISTNDPYTMNFRFIAADTLQKIIMLFALGLWTNFTRNGSLEWLITIFSLSTLPNTLVMGIPLLIAMYGKKIPESGSLMVQLVVVQCIIWYTLLLFLFEYRGAKLLIMEQFPETAASIVSFKLDSDVVSLDGRDFLETDAEIGNDGKLHVKVRKSNASRRSLSAMTPRPSNLSSAEIYSLSSSRNPTPRGSNFNPSDLYSVMGVHGFNSRHSNFGPADLYSVQSSRGPTPRPSNFEENCAAQTVMTVPASYPAPNPEFSAPTAKNSNTIQQQQQPQVAAQPVSDSAAAKTNSHLDAKELHMFVWSSSESPVSEGSGLHVFGGTDFGAAEESGRSDHGAKEIRMLVADHLQNGENKVPESAPTAEGYGGEALRCGWRGGEGEEAEGEKEGTTGLNKLASSSTAELHARGGRQMPPASVITRLILIMVWRKLIRNPNTYSSLIGLIWALIAFRSFHGTSTQDNSMWELSWRICNGSKVPHWPRRYGCRLHCCWPPGHPPPLSDCPGLFSEC is encoded by the exons ATGATTTCGTGGCACGACCTTTACAACGTGTTGACGGCGGTGGTGCCGCTGTACGTGGCGATGATCTTAGCCTATGGCTCCGTCCGGTGGTGGAAGATCTTCTCCCCTGACCAGTGCTCCGGCATCAACAGCTTCGTGGCGATATTCGCTGTCCCCTTGCTCTCCTTCCACTTCATCTCCACCAACGACCCCTACACCATGAACTTCCGGTTCATCGCCGCCGACACCCTCCAGAAAATCATCATGCTCTTCGCCCTCGGCCTATGGACCAACTTCACCCGCAACGGCAGCCTAGAGTGGCTGATTACGATTTTCTCCCTCTCCACCCTCCCCAACACTCTCGTCATGGGGATTCCGCTGTTAATCGCCATGTACGGCAAAAAAATCCCGGAATCCGGCAGCCTCATGGTGCAGCTGGTGGTGGTCCAGTGCATCATCTGGTACACTCTCCTACTCTTCCTGTTCGAGTACCGCGGTGCCAAGCTCTTAATCATGGAGCAGTTTCCGGAGACCGCTGCCTCCATCGTCTCCTTTAAACTCGACTCCGACGTCGTTTCGCTCGACGGCAGGGATTTTTTGGAAACCGATGCCGAAATCGGTAACGACGGAAAGCTCCACGTCAAGGTCCGGAAGTCCAACGCATCGAGGCGGTCGCTATCTGCAATGACGCCCCGGCCGTCTAACCTCAGCAGCGCGGAGATTTACAGCCTGAGCTCCTCCCGAAATCCCACCCCGCGAGGCTCCAACTTTAACCCCTCCGATTTGTACTCCGTGATGGGGGTTCATGGGTTCAACAGCCGCCACTCCAACTTCGGACCCGCCGACTTGTATTCGGTTCAGTCCTCCCGCGGTCCGACTCCACGGCCCTCCAATTTCGAGGAGAATTGCGCGGCTCAGACCGTTATGACGGTACCCGCATCGTACCCGGCCCCGAATCCTGAATTCTCGGCGCCCACAGCTAAAAATAGCAACACAAttcaacagcagcagcagccgcAAGTGGCAGCGCAACCGGTTTCGGACAGTGCTGCTGCTAAAACGAATAGTCATCTCGATGCTAAAGAGCTCCACATGTTCGTTTGGAGCTCCAGCGAGTCCCCTGTTTCTGAAGGCAGTGGGCTCCATGTTTTTGGTGGGACCGATTTCGGTGCTGCCGAGGAATCTGGACGGTCCGATCATGGCGCCAAGGAGATCAGAATGCTTGTTGCTGACCACCTCCAAAATGGAGAAAACAAAG TTCCGGAGAGTGCGCCAACGGCGGAGGGGTACGGCGGGGAAGCGTTGAGATGTGGCTGGAGGGGTGGCGAGGGAGAGGAGGCTGAAGGGGAAAAAGAGGGAACCACAGGGCTTAATAAGCTGGCGTCCAGCTCCACTGCAGAGCTGCACGCAAGGGGCGGAAGGCAAATGCCGCCGGCGAGCGTTATCACCCGTCTGATCTTGATCATGGTTTGGCGGAAGCTTATCCGTAACCCCAACACGTATTCGAGCCTCATTGGTCTCATCTGGGCTCTCATCGCTTTCCG GTCTTTTCATGGCACTTCAACCCAGGATAATAGCATGTGGGAACTCAGTTGGCGGATATGCAATGGCAGTAAGGTTCCTCACTGGCCCCGCCGTTATGGCTGCCGCCTCCATTGCTGTTGGCCTCCGGGGCACCCTCCTCCACTTAGCGATTGTCCAG GGTTATTTTCGGAATGTTGA